Proteins from a genomic interval of Methanohalophilus levihalophilus:
- a CDS encoding 50S ribosomal protein L16: protein MVRKPASMYRNIKQRSYTRRKYMGGVPGSHIIHYDMGNKTAEFPIKLSLLVEEKCQIRHTALEAARITSNRHMIAAAGRTGYHLKLRVYPHEVLRENKQATGAGADRVSSGMRGAFGKAVGTAARVSVGQKIFTVSVNKNHFKEAKDALRKAGQKIPSPVRIVVDQGAELVQ from the coding sequence ATGGTAAGAAAACCAGCAAGCATGTACAGGAACATTAAACAGCGCTCATACACCCGCAGGAAATACATGGGTGGTGTTCCGGGAAGTCACATTATTCACTACGACATGGGTAACAAGACTGCCGAGTTCCCAATTAAGTTATCACTTTTAGTAGAAGAGAAATGCCAGATCAGGCACACAGCTCTTGAAGCCGCACGTATTACATCTAACAGACACATGATTGCAGCGGCTGGCCGTACAGGCTATCACCTGAAGCTCCGTGTTTATCCCCATGAAGTCCTCAGGGAAAACAAGCAAGCAACCGGCGCGGGTGCAGACCGTGTGTCCAGTGGTATGAGAGGAGCGTTCGGCAAAGCCGTAGGCACCGCAGCAAGAGTATCCGTAGGACAGAAAATCTTCACTGTTTCCGTTAACAAAAATCACTTTAAAGAAGCAAAGGATGCACTGCGCAAGGCAGGACAGAAGATTCCCAGCCCTGTAAGGATCGTTGTTGATCAGGGCGCGGAACTTGTTCAGTAA
- a CDS encoding MogA/MoaB family molybdenum cofactor biosynthesis protein — protein sequence MTSVVEEHKKGTLNSYKFAVITVSTSRYNDYGSVDSPAKAEDISGEKMIRSIEKEGNNVIGYSLVSDDIDLIRAAVRGYLGTADVIVTSGGTGLAASDVTIEALTPLFSKSLPGFGELFRYKSIDQIGSAVILTRAAAGISDGTAIFCLPGSPKAVELAMEEIILPEAGHIMRHLPD from the coding sequence ATGACTTCAGTTGTTGAAGAACATAAGAAGGGAACCCTGAACTCATATAAGTTTGCAGTAATCACGGTTTCCACTTCACGCTACAATGATTACGGATCAGTGGATTCTCCCGCAAAAGCTGAAGATATTTCCGGGGAAAAGATGATACGATCCATCGAAAAAGAAGGTAACAACGTGATAGGTTACTCTCTTGTTTCTGATGACATTGATCTAATTCGGGCTGCAGTAAGGGGTTATCTGGGCACTGCGGATGTTATTGTAACAAGCGGGGGGACCGGACTTGCAGCATCTGATGTAACGATAGAAGCCTTGACGCCATTATTCAGTAAATCCCTGCCTGGTTTTGGAGAATTATTCAGGTATAAAAGCATTGATCAAATTGGATCAGCTGTTATACTTACAAGGGCAGCCGCCGGAATATCGGATGGTACTGCAATCTTCTGTCTTCCGGGATCGCCAAAGGCAGTGGAACTTGCGATGGAGGAGATTATCCTTCCGGAGGCAGGGCATATAATGAGGCATCTCCCCGACTGA
- a CDS encoding RAD55 family ATPase, whose product MEGYLLGIKELDDLIGGIKEGTNLMLLGPPMSGKDSIVNNILYTGLDDSNASVLVSTREPGENVLEWFLKHDPDMDTSSLGIVDCVTKTLGIAAEDTDNIKRVSSPVDLTGIGVRISQYFEELWMKKENPPIRLCINSLSTVLMYSNLQTVFRFLHVFTGRIKAAKGLGLFVVEDQMHDPQTIATLKQLFDGMIEIKEHESGHMIRVVGLSPRPTPWFDYVIEDSGITFSKAGD is encoded by the coding sequence ATGGAAGGCTATTTGCTGGGAATAAAGGAACTTGATGATCTTATTGGTGGCATCAAGGAAGGGACTAACCTTATGCTCCTAGGTCCTCCTATGAGTGGAAAGGATAGTATTGTCAATAACATACTTTATACCGGATTAGACGACAGCAATGCTTCTGTTTTGGTTTCGACCCGCGAACCCGGTGAAAATGTTCTTGAATGGTTCCTGAAACATGATCCTGATATGGATACATCCAGTCTGGGTATAGTGGATTGTGTAACCAAGACTCTCGGAATTGCCGCAGAGGATACTGACAACATCAAAAGGGTATCGAGTCCTGTAGATCTTACAGGTATCGGTGTTCGTATCAGTCAGTATTTTGAGGAACTCTGGATGAAAAAAGAAAATCCTCCAATTCGCTTGTGCATTAATTCCCTTTCAACCGTCTTGATGTATTCCAATTTACAGACGGTTTTCCGTTTCCTTCACGTATTTACAGGAAGGATCAAGGCTGCAAAAGGGCTAGGCCTGTTTGTTGTGGAAGACCAAATGCACGATCCGCAAACAATAGCAACCCTCAAACAGTTGTTTGATGGTATGATCGAAATAAAAGAGCATGAATCAGGCCATATGATTCGGGTTGTGGGTTTGTCTCCGCGCCCTACTCCCTGGTTTGACTATGTCATAGAGGATTCGGGAATAACTTTTTCTAAAGCTGGAGATTGA
- a CDS encoding YhbY family RNA-binding protein: MDKAKQLQLRSEASQLKPLLNVGKKGLDDSVIDEIKKQLKARRLIKIKVLRSAEEEMDVKAIGEELSRLTSSELIDVRGRAVVLYR, from the coding sequence ATGGATAAGGCTAAACAGCTGCAACTCAGATCTGAAGCTTCGCAGCTAAAACCGCTGCTTAATGTTGGCAAAAAGGGACTTGATGATTCAGTTATTGATGAAATAAAGAAACAACTCAAGGCTCGCCGGCTTATTAAAATCAAGGTTCTTCGCAGCGCGGAAGAAGAGATGGATGTAAAAGCAATTGGTGAAGAACTCAGCCGCCTGACTTCAAGTGAACTTATTGATGTCAGAGGTCGTGCAGTCGTACTTTACAGGTGA
- a CDS encoding DUF190 domain-containing protein yields the protein MGERLQHVLMILYLSENDQIDGRPAYEAVIELLKENKIAGATAFRGIEGYGVHSKIHTSSILRLSSELPVVVQVVEKEEKITEIIQILKGLLPNELIIIQKIDVVSGEGV from the coding sequence ATGGGTGAGAGATTGCAACATGTCCTCATGATTTTGTACCTGAGTGAAAATGATCAAATTGACGGAAGGCCTGCATACGAAGCAGTTATCGAATTACTAAAAGAGAATAAAATTGCAGGTGCGACTGCTTTTCGTGGAATTGAAGGTTACGGAGTCCACAGCAAGATACATACATCCAGCATACTTCGGCTGTCCAGCGAGCTTCCTGTAGTCGTTCAGGTGGTTGAAAAAGAAGAAAAAATAACAGAGATTATTCAGATTCTTAAGGGACTTCTTCCCAATGAACTAATAATAATCCAGAAAATAGACGTAGTTTCGGGCGAAGGAGTTTAA
- a CDS encoding fluoride efflux transporter FluC, with amino-acid sequence MAILTSMLLVGLGGSIGACLRFLVSGAMPSINGLPTGTLTVNTIGTFILAFFTYSTIGSDIIYPVTIGTLGSFTTFSTFAYESFHLMEEGSFYLSFTNIASNVTFCLIGAGLGWLLATLI; translated from the coding sequence ATGGCAATATTAACAAGTATGCTGCTTGTGGGACTCGGGGGAAGCATCGGAGCTTGCCTCCGGTTTCTTGTTTCCGGAGCCATGCCTTCAATCAATGGGCTACCCACAGGAACCCTTACCGTAAACACAATCGGAACCTTTATCCTCGCTTTCTTTACGTATTCCACAATCGGAAGTGACATCATTTACCCGGTAACAATCGGTACACTGGGTTCGTTCACAACCTTCTCCACCTTTGCCTACGAGTCATTCCACCTGATGGAAGAAGGTTCATTTTATCTCTCTTTCACAAACATAGCTTCAAATGTGACATTTTGCCTAATTGGAGCAGGATTGGGATGGTTACTGGCAACCTTAATCTAA
- the crcB gene encoding fluoride efflux transporter CrcB, protein MKIPLPVFYVAVGGFLGSVSRFLVFEWLYNPIDTFFVNVAGSFLLGLLIYYFEYTGSSYSQLKLFLGIGFMGSFTTFSTFIMQTVTMNPLLAMANVAGNIGIAMFVVYLARTGSFLYQRRVW, encoded by the coding sequence GTGAAAATACCTCTTCCTGTTTTTTATGTAGCTGTAGGCGGATTTCTGGGTTCTGTAAGTCGCTTCCTGGTATTCGAATGGCTGTACAATCCAATAGACACTTTTTTTGTTAACGTGGCCGGGAGTTTCCTTCTTGGACTGCTGATATACTATTTTGAATATACAGGATCTTCCTACTCTCAACTGAAACTATTCCTGGGAATAGGGTTTATGGGCTCATTCACCACATTTTCCACTTTTATTATGCAAACAGTAACGATGAATCCATTGCTGGCAATGGCAAATGTTGCGGGAAACATAGGGATTGCCATGTTTGTCGTATACCTCGCACGCACAGGATCATTCCTTTATCAAAGAAGGGTGTGGTAA
- a CDS encoding ubiquitin-like small modifier protein 1, translated as MALKKIKLFANLREVAGASSVEVPGENINDLLINLIAKYPSLEDMVLEDGKIRGYINILVNGDNIQHLDGLETKISDSDEIAMFPPVSGG; from the coding sequence ATGGCTCTGAAGAAGATCAAGCTTTTTGCCAATTTGCGTGAGGTTGCAGGAGCTTCAAGCGTTGAGGTTCCCGGAGAAAACATCAACGATCTCCTCATAAACCTGATAGCAAAATATCCATCACTGGAAGACATGGTCTTGGAAGATGGAAAAATCAGGGGTTACATCAACATACTCGTCAACGGAGACAACATACAGCATCTTGACGGCCTTGAGACCAAAATTTCAGATTCCGACGAAATTGCTATGTTTCCACCAGTATCCGGTGGATAA
- a CDS encoding UbiX family flavin prenyltransferase, translated as MEVAIGISGASGAQYGIRLLEVLSEMGVTTHLVITNAAEKIINIETDHDVENIKKLASAVYDERDFTAPIASGSHKYDALVVAPCSMKTVAAIANGFSDNLIERTADVCLKERRKVILMVRETPYNQIHLENLLRLKQAGADILPASPAFYNKPETIDDLINFMAGRVLDLLGVEHDIYKRWE; from the coding sequence ATGGAAGTTGCCATAGGCATAAGCGGGGCATCCGGTGCACAATACGGAATCCGTTTACTTGAAGTACTGTCTGAAATGGGAGTCACGACCCACCTTGTAATTACAAACGCGGCAGAGAAAATTATCAACATAGAAACCGATCATGATGTTGAAAACATCAAGAAACTGGCATCTGCAGTTTACGATGAAAGGGATTTTACAGCCCCGATTGCCAGTGGATCCCACAAATATGATGCACTCGTTGTGGCACCATGCAGCATGAAAACTGTTGCAGCAATTGCAAATGGTTTTTCGGACAATCTTATTGAAAGAACGGCTGATGTTTGCCTGAAAGAAAGACGAAAAGTCATTCTCATGGTAAGGGAAACACCATATAACCAGATTCATCTTGAAAATCTCCTCAGGCTCAAACAGGCTGGCGCAGACATCCTGCCGGCATCCCCTGCATTCTACAACAAACCTGAAACCATTGATGATCTTATTAATTTCATGGCGGGAAGAGTACTGGATCTTTTGGGAGTTGAACACGACATCTATAAGCGCTGGGAATAA
- the lpdD gene encoding prenylated flavin chaperone LpdD encodes MKEIKKITSRGKLTLNYMQLGDDLIAVLSGGDEHIGAAAVSTYDKSKKFASSSVITLPGHLDDIISQPLSRLISEATSKNVVFITGIHFDNITKREIEEITAVSYEMADEMITMMEGN; translated from the coding sequence ATGAAAGAAATTAAAAAGATAACCTCAAGAGGAAAACTGACTCTTAACTATATGCAGCTTGGGGATGATCTCATTGCAGTTCTTTCTGGTGGAGATGAGCACATAGGAGCGGCGGCTGTTTCAACATACGACAAAAGCAAGAAGTTCGCTTCATCTTCAGTCATCACACTTCCGGGGCACCTGGACGATATTATCAGCCAACCACTATCAAGGCTGATTAGTGAGGCAACCTCAAAAAACGTAGTATTTATCACGGGAATCCATTTTGACAACATTACCAAAAGGGAAATTGAAGAAATAACAGCAGTTTCTTATGAGATGGCAGATGAAATGATCACTATGATGGAGGGAAACTAA